One genomic window of Daphnia pulex isolate KAP4 chromosome 12, ASM2113471v1 includes the following:
- the LOC124209045 gene encoding vacuolar protein sorting-associated protein 37B-like, with protein sequence MLIEVDDPRTVSVMGLLQHCNSSELKELLNEDARLEFIIRDSQLVKQQEAEKDVLLASNKSLAEYNLTWEPKLNSGKQKLVELYQIASQLERSREEKEKEVEGQADSISLDTAIGLLQSATLQAEEESEQLAEKFLDRALDVDTFVEEFQQRRKTAHLRKVKADKMKELVAKQKHSAQQFGVSNPARPAPPPPSYANQPFSNNPLPPYPIHNTAGNLPYPIFPPNNAPNMPYPMYPNSNMYPPRF encoded by the exons atgttaatcgAAGTAGACGATCCTCGAACTGTTAGTGTGATGGGCTTGCTGCAGCATTGTAATTCTTCTGAATTAAAGGAGCTGTTAAACGAAGACGCCCGTTTAGAATTTATCATACGCGATTCTCAGTTG GTCAAACAACAAGAAGCAGAGAAGGATGTCCTGTTGGCTAGTAATAAGTCTTTAGCTGAGTATAACTTGACTTGGGAACCGAAACTCAATTCTGGAAAGCAGAAACTAGTTGAGCTCTATCAAATAGCTTCTCAGCTTGAAAGAAGtcgagaagaaaaggaaaaagaagtggaGGGACAGGCAGACAGCATTTCACTTGACACCGCAATTGGGTTGCTTCAGTCTGCTACACTGCAAGCTGAAGAAGAATCAGAACAGTTGGCAGAGAAATTTCTTGACAGAGCCCTAGATGTAGATACTTTTGTTGAAGAGtttcaacaaagaagaaagacggCACACTTGAGAAAAGTCAAAGCTGATAAAATGAAAGAGCTGGTTGCAAAGCAAAAACATTCTGCTCAGCAATTTGGGGTTTCAAATCCAGCAAGAccagctcctcctccaccaAGCTATGCTAACCAGCCTTTCAGCAATAATCCACTTCCACCTTATCCAATACATAATACTGCTGGTAACCTTCCCTATCCAATCTTCCCTCCCAATAATGCTCCTAATATGCCATACCCCATGTATCCAAATTCTAATATGTATCCTCCTAGATTTTAA
- the LOC124209049 gene encoding uncharacterized protein LOC124209049 produces the protein MDNRQALVNILKDMQNNLLVVLRLAKLPGDEPLQERFYRWIKDPFPLTSEDELSTWDSSIQEVVDVVQRFAQLIAEKIEKGQTVDGCQSRLTRLREERLRMENRLRQLKTNGEKEETSQKSLWKSRLDLIQDLKIRLKETDERTTSCLRLAKECGEVARKEWETNNRKPLKEQQLHSELLGSQLANLVKENSITENQLKKCCEERKKEIESVTLKMDEDICQRRKKVNDLKREVSADKKQLEELEKELAAVTIDYDAIIEEQQKQADEALRQLAEEQLREKAAIKIQRWYRFILFRTIRARRRRKKTKRKVSKEVRRPPVDRNKTTVPDEVRPDSQYERDASGEPVTVLDVQVARKSALLRNRHLVSSDHSDINIEESHSEFENNKAKAPSKGKSKKSSSAIRSITVKKGANPGEKETKPKPITSLNRSSQTDNRVPKSKKVF, from the exons ATGGATAATCGTCAAGCTCTggttaatattttaaaagacatGCAAAACAATTTGTTGGTGGTTTTGCGATTGGCCAAATTACCAGGCGATGAACCATTACAAGAACGATTCTATCGCTGGATTAAGGATCCATTTCCCTTAACTTCAGAGGACGAATTATCGACTTGGGATTCGTCGATCCAGGAAGTGGTAGATGTCGTGCAGCGATTCGCTCAGTTGATTGCGGAAAAGATAGAAAAGGGACAGACAGTGGACGGATGTCAAAGTAGATTGACGCGGCTCCGGGAAGAGCGACTCCGCATGGAGAACCGATTGCGCCAGCTGAAGACGAAtggtgaaaaagaagaaacatcacAAAAATCTCTGTGGAAATCTCGTCTTGATCTTATTCAAGATCTCAAAATCCGTTTAAAAGAAACCGACGAACGGACTACGAGTTGTCTTCGCTTGGCAAA AGAATGCGGAGAAGTAGCCAGAAAGGAATGGGAAACGAACAATCGGAAACCACTGAAGGAGCAACAACTTCACTCTGAACTTTTGGGTTCTCAACTTGCCAACCTTGTGAAAGAGAACTCTATTACTGAAAATCAGTTGAAGAAATGCTG cgaagaacgaaagaaagaaatcgagTCGGTTACGTTGAAAATGGACGAGGATATTTGCCAACGCCGTAAGAAAGTGAACGATTTGAAACGTGAAGTTTCGGCCGACAAGAAACAACTTGAAGAATTAGAGAAAGAGTTGGCTGCCGTGACGATAGACTACGACGCAATCATCGAAGAACAACAGAAGCAAGCTGACGAAGCGCTTAGACAACTAGCAGAAGAACAGTTGCGTGAAAAAGCCGCTATTAAAATCCAACGGTGGTATCGTTTCATTCTCTTTAGAACAATAAGAGCGCGTAGAAGGCGAAAGAAGACAAAGCGTAAGGTTTCCAAAGAAGTCAGGAGACCTCCAGTGGATAGAAACAAGACGACAGTTCCCGATGAAGTTCGTCCAGATAGTCAATATGAAAGAGATGCTTCCGGCGAGCCAGTGACTGTTCTTGACGTGCAAGTGGCGCGGAAATCCGCCTTATTACGTAATAGGCATTTGGTCTCCTCTGACCATAGCGACATAAACATAGAAGAATCTCATtcagaatttgaaaataataaagctAAAGCTCCTTCCAAaggtaaaagtaaaaagtcCTCTTCCGCAATTCGTTCCATTACAGTTAAAAAGGGAGCTAATccaggagagaaagaaactaaaCCTAAACCGATCACTAGTCTGAACCGATCTTCACAGACGGATAATCGCGTACCCAAGTCGAAGAAAGTTTTTTGA
- the LOC124209053 gene encoding selenoprotein M-like → MRGPATLNLLLSSIFLLTCFAFADEQLQSNNIVKARIESCGGURLNRLPQVKKFIYEDVELFHNVLFKPIPGAPPSLLLLNEFDEVLEKVDISDFSREECNNFLLRKGFYKKSNSQDEVPEQFLTGPYLPREDL, encoded by the exons ATGCGAGGTCCTGCCACTTTGAATTTGCTTCTAAGTTCCATCTTTCTTTTGACATGTTTTGCATTTGCAGATGAACAACTACAGAGTAACAATATTGTGAAGGCAAGAATAGAG AGTTGTGGTGGATGACGTTTGAACAGACTTCCTCAGGTGAAGAAATTCATTTACGAGGATGTTGAGTTATT TCATAATGTACTGTTCAAGCCAATTCCAGGTGCTCCCCCTTCCCTACTTCTGCTAAACGAGTTTGACGAAGTCCTGGAGAAAGTGGATATATCAGACTTTTCCAGGGAAGAATgcaacaattttcttcttcgtaaaGGCTTCTATAAGAAGTCAAACTCCCAGGATGAGGTGCCTGAACAGTTTTTAACTGGTCCTTACCTTCCAAGAGAGGATTTGTAA
- the LOC124209052 gene encoding high mobility group protein DSP1-like, which produces MPRAKGDSNKPRGRMTAYAYFMQTCREEHKNKYPDENVVFLEFSRRCAGQWKLMTENDKKRFQGMAERDKLRFENEMRHYQPPQGATGRGTKRKQVKDPNAPKRSLSAFFWFCHDLRGHVKEQHPEYTLGEIAKELGRRWGVSDDATKAQYAAKAEQDRARYERDMNAYKKSKLEPHSEYYDEDEEEDDDE; this is translated from the exons ATGCCCCGTGCTAAAGGAGATTCAAACAAACCCCGTGGAAGGATGACTGCTTATGCTTATTTCATGCAAACTTGTCGAGAGGagcacaaaaataaatatccagATGAGAACGTAGTATTTCTTGAGTTCTCCAGGAGGTGTGCTGGACAATGGAAG ctCATGAcggaaaatgacaaaaagaGGTTCCAAGGAATGGCAGAGCGTGACAAGCttcgctttgaaaatgaaatgaggcATTACCAACCCCCTCAAGGTGCAACCGGTCGAGGAACCAAACGCAAACAAGTAAAGGATCCTAATGCCCCGAAACGCTCCCTCTCGGCTTTCTTCTG GTTCTGTCATGATCTGCGCGGACACGTAAAGGAACAGCATCCCGAATACACTCTAGGTGAAATCGCCAAAGAGTTGGGAAGACGTTGGGGAGTTTCAGATGATGCTACCAAAGCCCAGTACGCCGCCAAAGCTGAACAAGACAGAGCGCGTTACGAAAGA GATATGAATGCATACAAGAAATCGAAATTGGAACCACATAGCGAGTACtacgatgaagatgaagaagaagatgacgacgaaTAA
- the LOC124209051 gene encoding protein lin-7 homolog C-like — MAATTISEQLSLDKDINRAVELLEKLMKSGEVPTAKLSALHKVLQSDFLRAVREVYEHVYETVEMGGSPDVRASATAKATIAAFAASEGHAHPRVVELPKTDEGLGFNVMGGREQNSPIYISRIIPGGVADRHGGLKRGDQLLSVNGVSVEGENHEKAVELLKAAHGSVKLVVRYTPKILEEMEMRFDKQRTTRRRQPY; from the exons ATGGCAGCTACTACTATAAGTGAACAATTGTCTCTCGACAAAG ATATAAACCGAGCTGTGGAATTGCTGGAGAAGTTGATGAAAa GTGGAGAAGTTCCAACGGCAAAACTGTCTGCTCTTCACAAGGTGCTGCAGAGTGACTTTCTAAGAGCTGTCAGAGAAGTTTACGAACATGTTTATGAGACAGTAGAAATGGGAGGATCACCTGATGTCCGAGCTTCTGCCACAGCCAAAGCTACAATTGCAGCTTTTGCTGCTAGTGAAGGCCATGCCCATCCTCGAGTCGTAGAACTCCCCAAAACTGATGAAGGTCTTGGATTCAATGTCATGGGag GAAGGGAACAAAATTCACCAATTTACATATCAAGAATCATTCCTGGAGGTGTTGCAGACAGACATGGTGGTCTAAAGCGTGGTGACCAATTGCTCTCTGTTAATGGAGTG tcggTAGAGGGTGAAAATCACGAGAAAGCTGTGGAACTCCTGAAAGCTGCTCACGGTTCAGTGAAACTAGTTGTGCGTTACACACCAAAAATAttggaagaaatggaaatgcGCTTTGATAAACAAAGGACCACGCGCCGAAGACAACCGTACTAA
- the LOC124209048 gene encoding T-complex protein 1 subunit zeta-like encodes MASISLLNPKAEIARAAQALAVNISAAKGIQDVMKSNLGPKGTMKMLVSGAGEIKITKDGNVLLHEMQIQHPTASLIARASTAQDEVTGDGTTSTVLVIGELLKQADLYVSEGLHPRILTEGFELAKVKALEVLESAKIPVEAKREILLQVARTSLRTKVHQVLADLLTEACVDAVLAIKEDDKPIDLHMVEIMEMQHKTEMDTQLIRGIVMDHGSRHPDMPKRVDNAYILTCNVSMEYEKSEVNSGFFYKTADEREKLVKAERQFIESRVQKVVDLKKKLCDGTDKTFVLINQKGIDPLSLDMLAKEGIIALRRAKRRNMERLTLACGGIAMNSFDDLSESCLGYAGAVYEHVLGEDKYTFVEDCRNPRSVTILIKGPNKYTLTQTKDAIRDGLRAVVNALEDTFVVPGAGAVEIATHKVLVAYKEQVKGRARLGVQAYADAMLVIPKVLAQNAGFDPQDSIVKMQQEFVEGGPLIGLDLQSGEPMIPADLGIYDNYRVKKQILHSCTVIASNLLLVDEIMRAGLSSLK; translated from the exons ATGGCATCAATTAGTCTTCTAAATCCTAAAGCCGAGATTGCTCGTGCTGCACAGGCCCTGGCTGTCAATATTTCTGCAGCAAAAGGAATTCAAGATGTAATGAAGTCCAATTTGGGACCCAAAGGCACCATGAAAAT GCTCGTCTCTGGTGCTGGAGAAATCAAGATTACCAAAGATGGAAATGTTCTTCTACATGAAATG CAAATTCAACATCCTACTGCATCCTTGATTGCCCGTGCATCAACTGCTCAAGATGAGGTTACTGGAGATGGTACAACTAGTACAGTTTTGGTTATTGGGGAACTGCTCAAACAGGCGGATCTCTACGTTTCTGaa GGCCTTCACCCCAGAATTTTAACTGAGGGTTTTGAACTAGCAAAAGTCAAAGCTTTGGAAGTTTTGGAGTCTGCCAAGATCCCAGTTGAAGCCAAAAGAGAGATTCTACTTCAAGTTGCCCGAACTTCTCTGAGGACAAAAGTCCATCAGGTGTTGGCTGATTTACTTACAGAGGCATGTGTAGATGCTGTATTGGCCATTAAGGAAGATG ATAAACCTATTGATCTGCATATGGTTGAAATCATGGAGATGCAGCACAAAACGGAAATGGACACCCAGCTTATCCGTGGTATCGTTATGGATCATGGTTCCCGTCATCCTGATATGCCCAAACGTGTCGATAATGCTTATATCCTCACTTGCAACGTCTCAATGGAATATGAGAAAAG TGAGGTTAACTCAGGCTTTTTCTACAAGACTGCTGATGAGCGTGAAAAACTCGTTAAAGCTGAAAGGCAGTTCATCGAGAGCCGCGTTCAGAAAGTTGttgatttgaagaagaagctttgCGATGGCACTGACAAGACTTTTGTACTTATCAACCAAAAG GGTATCGATCCTTTGTCTCTGGATATGTTGGCTAAAGAAGGCATCATTGCTCTTCGCCGAGCCAAACGCCGTAACATGGAGCGATTGACTCTGGCCTGTGGTGGTATTGCCATGAATTCATTTGATGATCTTTCCGAATCATGTCTTGGATATGCCGGTGCCGTCTACGAGCATGTTTTG GGCGAGGATAAGTATACATTTGTTGAAGATTGTCGTAACCCCAGGAGTGTTACGATTCTGATCAAAGGCCCAAACAAATATACTTTAACTCAGACAAAGGATGCAATTAGGGATGGACTTCGTGCAGTTGTCAACGCACTAGAAGATA CTTTCGTCGTTCCCGGTGCTGGAGCTGTTGAAATTGCAACTCATAAGGTCTTGGTTGCATACAAGGAGCAAGTCAAGGGTCGCGCCCGTCTTGGTGTTCAAGCATATGCTGATGCCATGCTGGTCATTCCGAAAGTGTTGGCACAAAACGCTGGATTTGACCCTCAAGACTCTATTGTCAAAATGCAACAAGAGTTTGTTGAAGGTGGACCCCTTATTGGTCTTGATCTACAATCGGGCGAGCCGATGATTCCAGCAGATTTAGGAATCTATGATAACTATCGTGTTAAGAAACAGATTCTCCATTCTTG cacGGTCATCGCTAGCAATCTGCTTTTGGTAGATGAGATTATGCGTGCTGGTTTGTCCTCATTGAAGTAA